From the Pseudomonadota bacterium genome, one window contains:
- a CDS encoding 4Fe-4S binding protein, translated as MAETLIQVKTENCSGCMRCCLACSFYNTMERVFSLAESQIVVTPDESNAWFSIDFREDCLGCGICVEHCDFGALIE; from the coding sequence ATGGCTGAAACACTAATACAGGTGAAAACGGAGAACTGCTCGGGCTGTATGCGTTGTTGCTTAGCTTGTTCATTTTATAATACTATGGAAAGAGTTTTTAGCCTGGCAGAATCACAGATTGTTGTGACTCCTGACGAGAGTAATGCCTGGTTTAGTATAGATTTTCGGGAAGACTGCCTCGGCTGTGGTATTTGTGTGGAACATTGCGATTTCGGTGCCTTAATAGAATGA
- a CDS encoding DUF1329 domain-containing protein — MRRKKVKTKTTRVLVWLGWSLFTALLMLGGVSPAQETKDIAKTIDSNNVAQYKNMLMPALYRAVERGDFILQTGKLNYEYKHWDKFVAAGKKNDGKFDLNAEGDLIDKGSGRQVLRNVYGFPFPNVNPSDPKAGEKIMWNFYYNKHRLMGVRYYSRISWIHKDKGEHRFIIGDSLNNHLLGRPPELAITESQNPNHYSYVELSLVQEPFSMYGMNSLMYDKLDWPDITQFNYIPSIRRIRQSSGVERSDPYMGSDSWTDLGFSWCGKNKTMEWKLVGEQTILVPFTSALKIHAKSDPDGTLFMQVPTIKFGFNTPGWKGAKWATTNAIWVPRKCWIIEQMPRNRYYAWGLHTNYVDQDTCLIWMKEVKDRAGQFRTWTMSTYGLQEGEDGNNNVGLRDAQVTVDEKARHATIGWFLTPKTPEGYAIFEPLSRMPLDWFTKDYLMSMSK; from the coding sequence ATGAGGAGGAAAAAAGTGAAAACAAAAACAACAAGAGTTTTGGTGTGGTTGGGATGGTCGCTATTTACGGCTTTGCTAATGCTTGGGGGAGTAAGTCCTGCTCAGGAGACCAAGGATATTGCCAAGACGATAGATAGTAACAACGTTGCACAATATAAAAATATGCTTATGCCGGCTCTTTACAGGGCTGTGGAAAGGGGAGACTTCATTCTCCAAACGGGTAAATTAAATTATGAATATAAGCACTGGGATAAATTTGTAGCGGCGGGTAAAAAGAATGACGGTAAATTCGATCTAAATGCCGAGGGTGATTTAATTGATAAAGGCTCGGGGAGACAGGTTCTTCGCAATGTTTATGGCTTTCCTTTTCCCAACGTCAATCCATCGGATCCCAAGGCTGGCGAAAAGATAATGTGGAACTTCTACTATAATAAACATCGTTTGATGGGTGTCAGATATTATAGCCGTATTTCGTGGATACACAAAGATAAAGGTGAGCATCGTTTTATCATCGGGGACAGTCTTAACAACCACCTCTTGGGCCGGCCACCGGAGCTTGCAATCACTGAGAGCCAAAATCCCAACCATTATTCTTACGTTGAGCTTAGTCTGGTACAAGAGCCCTTCAGCATGTACGGAATGAATTCATTGATGTACGATAAGCTCGACTGGCCTGATATTACACAGTTCAACTATATCCCTTCTATTCGCCGTATTCGGCAAAGTTCCGGCGTCGAGCGGTCTGACCCATATATGGGAAGTGATTCCTGGACGGATCTGGGTTTTAGTTGGTGTGGAAAAAACAAAACGATGGAATGGAAACTTGTGGGAGAGCAGACGATCCTCGTTCCGTTTACCTCCGCTTTGAAGATTCATGCCAAGTCTGACCCCGATGGAACGCTTTTCATGCAGGTACCGACGATAAAATTTGGCTTTAATACTCCGGGGTGGAAAGGTGCCAAATGGGCAACCACCAACGCAATCTGGGTGCCAAGGAAGTGCTGGATCATTGAGCAGATGCCAAGAAATCGTTATTATGCCTGGGGATTGCACACAAATTATGTTGATCAGGATACCTGCCTGATCTGGATGAAGGAAGTGAAGGATAGAGCCGGACAGTTCCGAACCTGGACAATGTCCACCTATGGCTTGCAAGAAGGCGAAGATGGCAATAACAATGTGGGATTAAGGGATGCCCAGGTAACTGTTGACGAAAAAGCTCGCCATGCCACCATTGGGTGGTTTTTGACTCCCAAGACTCCGGAAGGGTACGCGATTTTTGAACCTCTTTCCAGGATGCCGTTGGATTGGTTTACTAAGGACTATTTAATGTCCATGTCCAAATAA
- a CDS encoding MMPL family transporter — protein MTSEHKKTIWLKLVEFHVGHPVLMLILIVLGTLFFGYNCLNLRIHTDFFDLYPPKHEYIKLYKQYRNMFGTANVMTMVLEVKKGDIYNVETIKKVDLITQEIMAVKGVDNLQIISLTHPRLKNIGVGASGLRISPIVKVLPETPEELRSLKERVYTNEGVRGVYVSPDDKAALISAGFWEEGLDLDYLFKEMQKIKSKVDDSNHTLYITGYPMLYAWIAHYVPQLYNVFIVTAVVMLIMLWWYFRSFMGVFIPMISAVVSAIWGLGFAATLGINIDPLVLVIPLLLSARALSHSVQSMERYHEEYATIGEQKKAIISAYGYLYKPGILGLITDGLGVLTIAVASIPLMRNLAIYGSFWIISIYVSSIVMHPVLVSLLPPPRAKHLKKDQLAALDKDAAREKLREITARPGDKIYIKIGEFFISLTQGFRKWIVLALVIIVIFGGGYLTQKHLKVGDTSAGKAILYSDHPYNIAADIVNKDFIGASQMVVVAEGTENKEGSIADAATVRVINELGIYARDNIPAVGGAITISDMIKTVFRMFHDGHPKWAMLPEKPLDVEQVLRLISGSTSGGEMDRYVSFDYTNATIILYFREYNNQVIKDAIATLKQYIDDNPVDKIKFRLAGGILGILAAVNEEVEWSYWINMALIFGFTFLFCTIAYRTFWGALVLFIPLLLSQVLSDLLMLGLGIDMNINSLPVASVGVGIGVDYGIYILSRLSEEYQFSNGDYKKARYLAITTTGKAIIFTASTLVVSVIFFAFASFKFQAEMAILLAFLLVANMVGALTVLPALVSIVGPEKILPKYRA, from the coding sequence ATGACAAGCGAACATAAAAAGACAATTTGGTTAAAGTTGGTTGAATTTCATGTTGGTCATCCGGTTCTGATGCTTATATTAATTGTTTTGGGCACCCTCTTCTTCGGTTACAATTGTTTAAACCTTAGGATCCACACCGATTTTTTCGATCTCTATCCTCCCAAACATGAGTATATCAAACTTTATAAGCAATATCGCAACATGTTCGGCACGGCAAATGTTATGACCATGGTTCTGGAGGTAAAAAAAGGGGATATCTACAATGTGGAAACCATTAAGAAGGTTGATCTGATTACCCAGGAAATCATGGCCGTAAAAGGGGTGGATAACTTACAGATTATCTCCTTGACCCATCCAAGGCTCAAGAATATCGGTGTGGGGGCAAGTGGTTTAAGAATCAGTCCGATCGTGAAAGTATTACCTGAAACACCGGAGGAGTTGAGATCTCTAAAAGAGAGGGTTTATACCAATGAGGGGGTGCGGGGCGTATATGTTTCCCCCGATGACAAAGCGGCTTTGATATCCGCCGGTTTTTGGGAAGAAGGTCTGGACTTGGATTATCTTTTTAAGGAAATGCAAAAGATTAAGTCGAAAGTCGATGACTCTAATCACACCCTTTATATTACCGGCTATCCCATGCTTTATGCTTGGATAGCCCACTATGTCCCTCAGCTTTACAATGTCTTTATCGTGACTGCGGTGGTGATGCTCATCATGCTGTGGTGGTATTTTCGCAGCTTCATGGGGGTATTCATCCCCATGATTTCCGCTGTGGTCAGCGCAATCTGGGGCTTGGGTTTTGCGGCAACGCTGGGAATAAACATTGACCCGCTTGTTCTGGTAATACCACTGCTTTTATCGGCAAGGGCATTGAGCCACTCTGTCCAGTCCATGGAACGTTACCATGAGGAATATGCCACTATCGGGGAGCAGAAAAAAGCCATCATCAGCGCTTACGGCTATCTTTACAAACCCGGTATTTTGGGACTGATCACCGATGGTCTGGGCGTACTCACTATTGCTGTGGCAAGCATTCCTTTGATGCGGAATCTGGCCATCTACGGTAGTTTTTGGATTATCTCTATCTATGTCAGTTCGATCGTAATGCATCCGGTTTTGGTTTCTCTCCTGCCACCGCCGCGGGCCAAGCATTTAAAGAAGGATCAGCTTGCAGCTTTGGACAAGGATGCGGCACGTGAGAAACTGAGAGAGATCACGGCACGTCCCGGTGATAAAATATACATAAAGATTGGTGAGTTTTTTATCTCCCTGACTCAGGGGTTCCGGAAGTGGATTGTTCTGGCTTTGGTTATTATAGTTATCTTTGGAGGCGGTTATTTAACGCAAAAACATTTGAAGGTAGGTGATACCAGCGCAGGCAAGGCTATACTCTATTCTGATCATCCCTACAATATAGCCGCGGATATTGTTAATAAAGATTTTATAGGCGCTAGTCAGATGGTTGTCGTTGCCGAAGGCACAGAAAATAAGGAAGGTTCGATAGCGGATGCGGCTACGGTAAGAGTTATTAATGAATTGGGGATTTATGCCCGCGACAATATCCCAGCCGTGGGCGGTGCCATAACCATAAGCGATATGATAAAAACAGTTTTCCGGATGTTTCATGATGGGCATCCAAAGTGGGCTATGTTGCCCGAAAAACCATTGGATGTGGAACAGGTTCTGCGTTTAATCAGTGGTTCCACAAGCGGAGGTGAGATGGATCGCTACGTATCCTTCGATTATACCAATGCAACCATAATCCTCTATTTCCGCGAGTATAATAACCAGGTCATTAAGGATGCCATTGCAACACTTAAGCAATATATTGATGATAACCCAGTCGATAAGATAAAATTTCGTTTGGCCGGTGGTATTTTAGGTATTCTCGCTGCAGTGAACGAGGAAGTGGAATGGTCCTACTGGATAAATATGGCGCTCATCTTTGGCTTTACATTCCTGTTTTGCACAATTGCATATCGGACCTTTTGGGGTGCGCTAGTCTTGTTTATCCCCCTATTGTTGTCGCAGGTGCTGAGTGATCTTTTGATGCTCGGGCTGGGGATTGACATGAACATCAATTCCCTGCCTGTGGCCTCGGTGGGCGTGGGTATAGGCGTTGACTACGGCATCTATATTCTAAGCCGCCTGTCGGAGGAATACCAGTTCAGCAACGGCGATTACAAAAAGGCACGTTACCTGGCAATCACTACAACAGGGAAAGCGATCATTTTTACGGCATCGACCCTGGTTGTTTCTGTTATTTTCTTTGCTTTTGCCAGTTTCAAATTTCAGGCTGAGATGGCGATTCTTTTGGCATTCCTGTTAGTTGCCAACATGGTTGGGGCACTAACTGTTCTGCCAGCTTTGGTCTCCATCGTGGGCCCTGAAAAGATATTGCCCAAGTACAGGGCATAA
- a CDS encoding SDR family oxidoreductase: MEAEFQNKVALITGESMGIGQAIALAFARENAKVVIAGIMTNGGEETVRMIRETGGDAYYINTDISQRIEIEEMILETIGIYDRIDYAFNNAEIGVNLALTADISEEDWDHLMDINLRGVWLCMKYEIHHMLKQGGGVIVNMSSASGLYGTPYQCAYSASTHGILGLTKTTALEYAKSGIRVNAICPGQIHTFGAEEHFKRDPEAEARLNNTMPIGELGVLLEIAETVLWLCSDGASSITGQFVAIDGWRSAV; this comes from the coding sequence TTGGAAGCAGAATTTCAAAACAAGGTGGCTCTTATTACCGGTGAATCTATGGGGATTGGTCAAGCTATTGCGTTGGCTTTTGCAAGGGAAAATGCAAAGGTTGTTATTGCTGGTATTATGACAAATGGTGGTGAAGAGACTGTCCGGATGATCAGAGAAACTGGCGGCGATGCCTATTATATCAACACTGATATCAGCCAGCGAATTGAGATAGAGGAGATGATACTGGAAACTATCGGAATATATGACCGTATTGATTACGCCTTTAATAACGCAGAGATCGGTGTGAATTTAGCATTAACAGCAGATATCTCAGAAGAAGACTGGGATCATCTTATGGACATCAATCTAAGGGGGGTTTGGCTATGTATGAAATATGAGATACATCATATGTTAAAGCAGGGAGGTGGGGTTATCGTAAATATGTCGTCAGCTTCGGGATTGTATGGGACGCCTTACCAGTGCGCATATTCAGCCAGCACGCATGGGATATTGGGGTTAACAAAAACAACTGCTCTGGAGTATGCCAAATCGGGTATTCGTGTGAATGCCATTTGTCCGGGCCAGATCCACACTTTTGGGGCGGAGGAACACTTTAAACGTGATCCGGAAGCAGAAGCAAGGCTCAATAATACTATGCCGATAGGAGAGCTTGGGGTGCTGCTGGAGATTGCCGAGACTGTACTGTGGCTCTGTTCTGATGGGGCTTCATCTATTACCGGTCAATTTGTGGCTATCGACGGCTGGAGATCCGCAGTATAA
- a CDS encoding 3-oxoacyl-ACP reductase FabG, translating to MRFENKVAIVTGASGGIGLAIARALAGECASVVLTDVHKEVAEQGAEDINTTGGKALALKVDVTSEYDVKEMVQKSIAKFGHVDILVNSHGPKTDHYAFKRFHETELESWRVETDILFIGTLLCCKAVIPQMLGQKKGRIINIASDSGKHGTANLAIYSGCKAAVAGFTRAIALELAGDGITVNCISPGPVNTPALAKAMTKYLGIQDKYVSAVPVGRLGEPEEIAAMVAFLSSEDANWITGQDYSVNGGLRM from the coding sequence ATGCGATTTGAAAATAAGGTAGCCATAGTCACAGGGGCGTCCGGTGGCATAGGCTTAGCCATCGCCAGAGCTTTGGCTGGAGAATGCGCCAGTGTTGTGCTGACGGATGTGCACAAAGAGGTAGCAGAGCAAGGTGCTGAGGACATCAATACAACCGGAGGTAAGGCATTGGCGTTAAAGGTTGATGTAACCAGCGAATACGATGTCAAGGAGATGGTTCAAAAGAGCATTGCCAAATTTGGCCATGTGGATATCCTGGTCAACTCTCACGGTCCTAAGACCGATCACTACGCTTTTAAACGTTTTCACGAAACTGAACTTGAATCGTGGAGAGTGGAAACAGATATACTCTTTATTGGCACCCTTTTGTGTTGCAAAGCTGTCATACCCCAAATGCTTGGGCAAAAAAAGGGCAGGATCATTAATATAGCTTCGGATTCCGGCAAACACGGGACGGCTAATCTTGCCATTTATTCAGGGTGCAAAGCCGCGGTAGCAGGCTTCACCAGAGCTATTGCCCTGGAGTTAGCCGGAGATGGTATAACTGTCAATTGTATATCTCCCGGGCCGGTCAACACTCCAGCCCTGGCTAAGGCTATGACCAAATATTTGGGCATCCAAGACAAGTATGTGTCCGCGGTGCCTGTGGGGAGGCTGGGAGAGCCGGAAGAAATAGCAGCCATGGTCGCTTTTTTATCCTCTGAAGATGCCAATTGGATTACTGGCCAAGATTACAGCGTCAATGGTGGCTTAAGAATGTAG
- a CDS encoding TonB-dependent receptor produces the protein MKFFKIFGLWLVFSIITFLLINVSLAEESNSETQVYELGEVIVTGQQQAVNLATTVTEVSLEDIKQRGAQTVADALELLPAVDVQRGGKGQAFVSLRGFDQRDVKVLIDGVPSLETYYGTVDLTMIPIDAISKITVTKGASSALYGANTMGGVVNIITKKGSKKPFTEITTSFGDYNTRKIILNHGAQVGKFNYWLTYGYQSSDGYSLSDDFNENNSTVGLGTEYNEDGGKRDLSDYIKRTFHAKVGFDPDPDTSIYLSFDYHNNERGVPTEYSRYWSFDKWDQWHLNLAGEKKFNDIVTLKARGFYVKHKDTLKDVSWDANHTTSRKWFEESSYYDYSSGGMLHAFLDFKKWSYLKLGINYTRDNHKQQDYLDSASMGVPGFTPKEDYESETYTYAIEDEIKPLDNLSFVLGLSYDYFKPKKAYDQPVPDSIDTFNPQFGVVYDLNKDTSLHASVAKKTRFPKLIELYSNHAGGNPDLDPQKAITYEVGISRDFTEKIKGSVAYFYNDIDDLIERVRDPVSGDRIYVNINKAKIEGVEASLDFHLIKDLYINANYTYMSTEDDANDDRELENRPRHRINLDVRYLFPFGLSASVQTSYTQRQYWEDTSYNWEKLPDYLLLNARLAQRIGKFGGLDSEVFIQGTNLTDIDYYEGSGPEPGLNFLAGFSLRY, from the coding sequence ATGAAGTTCTTTAAGATTTTTGGCTTATGGTTAGTTTTTTCGATTATTACATTTTTGTTGATTAATGTTTCTTTGGCTGAAGAATCGAACTCAGAGACACAAGTTTATGAATTGGGAGAGGTTATTGTTACCGGGCAACAGCAAGCGGTTAATTTGGCTACAACTGTTACTGAAGTAAGTTTGGAAGACATCAAGCAAAGAGGAGCTCAAACAGTTGCGGATGCGCTTGAACTTTTGCCTGCTGTTGATGTCCAAAGGGGTGGAAAGGGTCAGGCTTTTGTAAGTCTTAGGGGATTTGATCAAAGAGATGTCAAGGTTCTGATCGATGGCGTGCCCTCCCTTGAGACTTATTACGGAACTGTTGATTTAACCATGATTCCTATTGATGCAATATCCAAAATTACGGTAACCAAAGGGGCATCTTCTGCACTCTATGGTGCCAACACTATGGGAGGAGTTGTAAACATTATAACAAAAAAAGGAAGTAAAAAACCGTTTACGGAAATTACTACTTCATTTGGGGATTATAACACCAGAAAAATAATTTTAAATCATGGAGCCCAGGTTGGAAAATTTAATTACTGGTTGACATATGGCTATCAAAGTTCCGACGGTTACAGTCTTTCAGATGATTTTAACGAAAACAATTCTACGGTTGGATTGGGTACTGAATATAATGAAGATGGAGGTAAAAGGGATCTTAGTGATTATATAAAACGCACATTTCACGCCAAAGTCGGTTTTGATCCGGATCCGGATACCAGTATCTATTTATCATTTGACTATCATAATAATGAACGCGGGGTTCCGACCGAGTACAGCCGGTATTGGTCTTTTGACAAGTGGGATCAGTGGCATCTTAATCTGGCAGGAGAAAAGAAATTCAACGATATTGTTACACTCAAAGCAAGAGGGTTCTACGTTAAACATAAAGATACTTTGAAGGATGTAAGCTGGGATGCTAATCATACAACTTCAAGAAAATGGTTTGAGGAAAGTTCATATTATGATTATTCATCAGGAGGAATGCTGCATGCTTTTCTCGACTTTAAAAAGTGGAGTTATCTGAAGCTCGGAATAAATTATACAAGAGATAATCATAAACAACAAGATTATCTTGATTCCGCTTCTATGGGTGTACCGGGTTTTACACCCAAGGAAGATTATGAATCTGAGACATACACCTATGCGATTGAAGATGAAATCAAACCTTTGGACAACCTTTCATTCGTACTTGGTTTAAGCTATGATTATTTTAAACCTAAAAAAGCTTATGATCAGCCTGTGCCGGATAGTATCGACACTTTTAATCCGCAGTTTGGGGTGGTTTATGATTTAAATAAGGATACCAGCCTGCATGCTTCGGTTGCGAAAAAAACCAGGTTCCCTAAGCTTATAGAACTTTATAGTAATCATGCTGGTGGTAATCCCGATCTTGATCCACAAAAAGCCATAACTTACGAAGTCGGAATTTCCCGTGATTTCACTGAAAAAATTAAAGGAAGCGTGGCTTATTTTTATAATGACATTGATGATCTTATAGAAAGAGTTCGAGATCCTGTATCCGGTGACAGAATATACGTAAATATCAATAAGGCAAAGATAGAGGGTGTGGAGGCCAGCCTTGACTTTCATTTAATAAAAGATCTCTATATTAATGCTAACTACACATATATGTCTACAGAGGACGATGCCAACGATGACCGCGAATTGGAAAACAGGCCCCGACACAGAATAAATCTGGATGTGCGCTATCTTTTTCCGTTTGGGCTTTCAGCAAGTGTTCAGACTTCTTACACTCAGAGACAATACTGGGAAGATACAAGCTACAATTGGGAGAAACTGCCGGATTATCTTCTGCTTAATGCCAGACTTGCACAAAGAATCGGTAAGTTTGGGGGCCTTGATTCCGAAGTGTTTATCCAGGGAACTAATTTGACGGACATAGATTATTATGAAGGAAGTGGTCCTGAGCCAGGCCTGAATTTTCTGGCTGGTTTTAGTTTGAGATATTAA